Proteins encoded in a region of the Mycolicibacterium neoaurum genome:
- a CDS encoding DUF501 domain-containing protein: MVEQADLDAVARQLGREPRGVLEIAYRCPNGEPAVVKTAPRLPDGTPFPTLYYLTHPALTAAASRLESSGLMREMTERLAEDAELAAAYRRAHESYLSERDDIESLGTDFTGGGMPDRVKCLHVVIAHSLAKGPGLNPFGDEALAVLAVEPGMAGILDRKVWA; the protein is encoded by the coding sequence GTGGTTGAGCAGGCCGACCTGGACGCCGTCGCACGCCAGCTCGGACGTGAACCGCGCGGTGTCCTGGAGATCGCATACCGTTGTCCCAACGGCGAACCCGCGGTGGTGAAGACCGCGCCGAGACTTCCCGACGGCACGCCGTTCCCGACGCTGTACTACCTGACCCATCCGGCGCTGACGGCCGCGGCGAGCAGGCTGGAGTCCTCGGGTTTGATGCGCGAGATGACCGAGCGGCTCGCGGAGGATGCGGAGCTGGCGGCCGCCTACCGGCGCGCACACGAGTCCTATCTGTCCGAGCGCGACGACATCGAGTCGCTGGGCACCGATTTCACCGGCGGCGGGATGCCGGACCGGGTGAAGTGTCTGCATGTGGTCATCGCGCACTCCTTGGCGAAAGGGCCGGGGCTCAACCCGTTCGGGGATGAGGCGCTGGCCGTGCTGGCCGTCGAACCAGGGATGGCAGGCATCCTGGACCGGAAGGTGTGGGCGTGA
- a CDS encoding septum formation initiator family protein → MPDAKRPDPQRKSSRGPAPRPGKAGGAGRPRGSSVRREPKAREPRPREPKAIESGHARQAQDGAGFADDAGAPDTVADAIRRSVTEAADTHSEQRFGSAARRAAILAAVVCVLTLTIAGPVRTYFAQRTEMNQLKMVEAQLRSQIADLEQQKIKLADPVFIAAQARERLGFVMPGDIPYQVQLPPTAAVEPDTGPEAPTAINTDPWYTSLWHTIADQPHGITPAPPPAPPVPGNAPAPVPAGG, encoded by the coding sequence ATGCCCGACGCGAAACGGCCCGATCCGCAGCGGAAGTCAAGCCGCGGCCCTGCCCCCAGGCCGGGCAAGGCGGGCGGAGCGGGCCGTCCGCGTGGGTCGTCGGTGCGACGTGAGCCCAAGGCTCGCGAGCCCAGACCCCGTGAGCCAAAGGCCATCGAGAGTGGCCACGCCCGCCAGGCCCAGGATGGCGCCGGCTTCGCCGATGACGCCGGGGCTCCCGACACCGTTGCCGACGCCATCCGGCGCTCCGTCACCGAAGCCGCCGACACCCATTCCGAACAGCGTTTCGGATCGGCCGCCCGGCGCGCGGCCATCCTGGCCGCCGTCGTCTGTGTGTTGACGCTGACGATCGCCGGACCCGTCCGCACCTACTTTGCTCAGCGCACCGAGATGAACCAACTGAAAATGGTTGAGGCACAATTGCGTTCACAGATCGCCGATCTAGAACAACAGAAGATCAAGCTCGCCGACCCGGTGTTCATCGCCGCGCAGGCACGCGAACGGCTGGGCTTCGTCATGCCCGGCGACATTCCCTACCAGGTGCAACTGCCCCCGACCGCCGCGGTGGAACCCGATACCGGTCCCGAGGCGCCGACGGCGATCAACACCGATCCCTGGTACACCTCGCTGTGGCACACCATCGCCGATCAGCCGCACGGCATCACTCCCGCCCCGCCGCCGGCGCCGCCGGTGCCCGGTAACGCTCCCGCACCGGTGCCCGCCGGTGGTTGA
- the eno gene encoding phosphopyruvate hydratase, whose amino-acid sequence MPIIEQVGAREILDSRGNPTVEVEVALIDGTVARAAVPSGASTGEHEAVELRDGGPRYLGKGVEKAVEAVLDEIAPAVIGLSADDQRLVDQALLDLDGTPDKSRLGANAILGLSLAVARAAAESAGLPLFRYVGGPNAHILPVPMMNIINGGAHADTGVDVQEFMIAPIGAPTFKESLRWGAEVYHSLKSVLKKQGLSTGLGDEGGFAPDLPGTKAALDLIATAIEGAGLKLGTDVALALDVAATEFHTEGKGYAFEKETRTAAQMADFYAGLLDAYPLVSIEDPLSEDDWDGWVELTTAIGDRVQLVGDDLFVTNPERLEEGIEKGAANALLVKVNQIGTLTETLDAVALAHNSGYRTMMSHRSGETEDTTIADLAVAVGSGQIKTGAPARSERVAKYNQLLRIEEALGDAARYAGDLAFPRFTPASQ is encoded by the coding sequence GTGCCCATCATCGAACAGGTCGGAGCTCGCGAGATCCTCGATTCGCGCGGTAACCCGACCGTTGAGGTCGAGGTGGCCCTGATCGACGGAACCGTCGCCCGCGCGGCGGTGCCCTCCGGCGCATCCACCGGTGAGCACGAGGCGGTCGAGCTGCGCGACGGTGGCCCCCGCTACCTCGGCAAGGGTGTCGAGAAGGCCGTGGAGGCCGTCCTCGACGAGATCGCCCCCGCCGTCATCGGCCTGTCGGCCGACGATCAGCGGCTGGTGGATCAGGCGCTGCTGGACCTCGACGGCACCCCGGACAAGTCCCGACTCGGCGCCAACGCCATCCTCGGTCTGTCCCTGGCGGTGGCGCGCGCGGCAGCGGAGTCGGCCGGGCTGCCGCTGTTCCGCTACGTCGGTGGCCCGAACGCCCACATCCTGCCGGTGCCCATGATGAACATCATCAACGGCGGCGCACATGCCGACACCGGCGTGGACGTTCAGGAGTTCATGATCGCCCCGATCGGCGCCCCCACGTTCAAGGAGTCGCTGCGCTGGGGTGCCGAGGTCTACCACTCGCTGAAGTCGGTGCTCAAGAAGCAGGGCCTGTCCACCGGGCTGGGCGACGAGGGCGGTTTCGCCCCCGATCTGCCCGGCACCAAGGCCGCGCTGGACCTGATCGCCACCGCCATCGAGGGAGCCGGGCTGAAGCTGGGCACCGATGTCGCGTTGGCGCTGGATGTCGCCGCCACCGAATTCCACACCGAGGGCAAGGGTTACGCCTTCGAGAAGGAGACCCGTACGGCGGCGCAGATGGCCGATTTCTACGCCGGCCTGCTCGATGCCTACCCGCTCGTCTCGATCGAAGACCCGCTGTCCGAGGACGACTGGGACGGGTGGGTGGAGCTGACCACGGCCATCGGCGACCGCGTGCAGCTCGTCGGCGACGACCTGTTCGTCACCAACCCGGAACGGTTGGAGGAGGGCATCGAGAAGGGTGCGGCCAACGCACTGCTGGTGAAGGTCAACCAGATCGGGACGCTCACCGAGACCCTCGATGCCGTCGCGCTCGCGCACAACAGCGGATACCGCACCATGATGAGTCACCGGTCCGGGGAGACCGAGGACACCACCATCGCCGACCTCGCGGTCGCCGTGGGCAGCGGCCAGATCAAGACCGGCGCACCGGCCCGCAGCGAGCGGGTGGCCAAGTACAACCAGCTGCTGCGCATCGAAGAGGCACTCGGTGATGCCGCACGCTATGCCGGTGACCTGGCCTTCCCGCGGTTCACCCCCGCGAGCCAGTAA
- a CDS encoding lytic transglycosylase domain-containing protein has translation MTAFWRARWVRAALVLAAALLLLASSCSWHRGEHIPDGVPPPRGAAVPAIDTNAAGRPADQLRDWAAELAPKTGIPEQALQAYAYAARVAEVVNPKCNLAWPTLAGIGMVESHHGTYNGADIAPNGDVRPPIRGVQLDGTMGNMEILDTDGGELDGDPTMDRAMGPMQFIPETWRLYGVDANNDGVISPDNFDDAALSAAGYLCWRGKDLSTPRGWMEALRAYNLSNLYARNVRDWATTYADASTS, from the coding sequence ATCACGGCATTCTGGCGCGCTCGGTGGGTGCGGGCCGCGTTGGTCCTCGCTGCAGCGCTGCTGTTGCTCGCCTCCAGTTGTTCCTGGCACCGCGGGGAACACATTCCCGACGGGGTGCCGCCGCCGCGCGGCGCGGCCGTGCCTGCCATCGACACCAACGCCGCCGGCCGCCCGGCCGATCAGTTGCGGGACTGGGCCGCCGAACTGGCGCCCAAGACGGGCATCCCCGAGCAGGCCCTGCAGGCCTACGCCTATGCCGCCAGGGTTGCCGAGGTGGTCAATCCCAAATGCAACCTGGCCTGGCCCACACTGGCGGGCATCGGCATGGTCGAAAGCCACCACGGCACCTACAACGGCGCCGACATCGCGCCCAATGGTGATGTGCGACCGCCCATTCGGGGTGTCCAACTCGACGGCACCATGGGCAACATGGAGATCCTGGACACCGATGGGGGAGAGCTCGACGGTGACCCGACGATGGACAGGGCGATGGGGCCCATGCAGTTCATCCCCGAGACGTGGCGGCTCTACGGCGTCGACGCCAACAACGACGGTGTGATCAGCCCCGACAACTTCGACGATGCGGCCCTGTCCGCTGCCGGATACCTGTGCTGGCGGGGCAAGGACCTGTCGACCCCGCGGGGCTGGATGGAGGCGCTGCGGGCCTACAACCTGTCCAACCTGTACGCGCGCAATGTGCGCGACTGGGCGACCACCTATGCCGACGCGTCGACGTCCTAG
- a CDS encoding EfeM/EfeO family lipoprotein, with the protein MKRHFAWQLPIAAIALVLSACSNGDSNTATETSSGSPTSGASTSSSAAAAPNPLTEKAAVEYKAYATAQIDELVGAVKVFTDAVRAGDLKAAQDAYAPSRAPWERIEPIAGLVEKIDGKIDARVDDFAGVDDPGFTGWHRLEYLLFEKNTTEGGAPFADQLDADIAELKAQFPSVEVKPVDVATGAAELIEEVSEGKITGEEDRYAKTDLWDFDANVQGARDAIGKLNPALVQADPALLGKIEAGINSVYDTLGPLRRGDGWVLFCTENDPYPSARCPEVTVTPEVIDTLKSELAGLSENLSQVSGVLKLQ; encoded by the coding sequence ATGAAACGGCATTTCGCCTGGCAGCTACCGATCGCCGCGATCGCACTCGTGCTCAGCGCATGTTCGAACGGTGATTCGAACACCGCAACCGAGACCTCGAGCGGCAGTCCGACCTCGGGCGCGTCGACCAGTAGTTCGGCGGCAGCGGCCCCGAATCCGCTGACCGAGAAGGCCGCCGTCGAGTACAAGGCCTACGCCACCGCACAGATCGACGAGCTCGTCGGCGCGGTCAAGGTGTTCACCGACGCGGTCCGCGCCGGCGACCTCAAGGCCGCCCAGGACGCCTACGCACCCTCGCGCGCACCGTGGGAGCGCATCGAGCCCATCGCCGGACTGGTCGAGAAGATCGACGGCAAGATCGACGCCCGCGTCGATGACTTCGCCGGTGTCGACGACCCCGGGTTCACCGGCTGGCACCGGTTGGAATACCTGCTCTTCGAGAAGAACACCACCGAGGGCGGCGCACCCTTCGCCGACCAGCTCGACGCCGATATCGCCGAACTCAAGGCACAGTTCCCGTCCGTCGAGGTCAAGCCGGTCGACGTCGCCACCGGGGCCGCCGAACTGATCGAAGAGGTCTCCGAGGGCAAGATCACCGGCGAAGAGGATCGGTACGCCAAGACCGACCTGTGGGACTTCGACGCCAACGTCCAGGGCGCCCGCGATGCCATCGGCAAGCTCAACCCCGCTCTCGTGCAGGCCGACCCGGCGCTGCTCGGCAAGATCGAGGCCGGTATCAACTCGGTGTACGACACCCTGGGCCCGCTGCGCCGCGGTGATGGCTGGGTGCTGTTCTGCACCGAGAACGACCCGTATCCGTCGGCGCGCTGCCCGGAGGTCACGGTGACCCCCGAGGTGATCGACACGCTCAAATCTGAACTCGCGGGCCTCTCGGAGAACCTCTCCCAGGTCTCGGGAGTGCTCAAACTGCAGTGA
- a CDS encoding Dyp-type peroxidase, protein MSRRGISRRGFVAGALGAGAAVGAAGLAGCGQEQAASVDAARFVEFEGAHQAGITALPIPEQGLIASFNVHAKNRAQLKSTLQELTDEIRGLMAGRPPEQRDPAYPPVDSGILGEHPPPDNLSIVVGVGASLFDGRFGLADRKPRELETMPFLANDRLDPKLSHGDISIIFESGHNDTMQFALRQLMRRTRSDLVLKWMIDGYARGIGAGKAASHDGTEATTPRNLLGFKDGTANLDVSDGAVMDRHVWVGPDDVGPGREPEWTVGGSYQAVRIIRNFVEFWDRTQLVEQEALIGRSKVSGAPLGMSGEFDDPDYSADPDGLRIKLNAHIRLANPRTPETDENLILRRGFNYSRGFDGAGRLDQGLAFVAYQRSLQKGFLTVQERLKGEPLEEYIMPVGGGFFFVLPGVTGADRFLGDTLVD, encoded by the coding sequence GTGAGCCGCCGAGGTATCTCGCGGCGCGGGTTCGTGGCCGGGGCGCTGGGCGCCGGTGCGGCCGTCGGCGCGGCCGGCCTGGCGGGTTGCGGCCAGGAACAGGCCGCATCGGTCGACGCGGCGCGGTTCGTCGAATTCGAAGGTGCGCACCAGGCCGGTATCACCGCGCTGCCCATCCCCGAACAGGGGCTGATCGCATCGTTCAACGTGCATGCCAAGAACCGTGCGCAGCTGAAATCGACACTGCAGGAACTGACCGACGAGATCCGCGGTCTGATGGCCGGGCGCCCGCCGGAGCAGCGGGACCCGGCCTACCCGCCGGTGGATTCCGGGATCCTCGGCGAACATCCGCCCCCGGACAACCTGTCGATCGTGGTCGGCGTGGGCGCGTCACTGTTCGACGGCCGGTTCGGCCTCGCCGATCGCAAGCCGCGCGAGCTGGAGACCATGCCGTTCCTGGCCAACGATCGACTCGATCCGAAGCTGTCGCACGGGGACATCTCGATCATCTTCGAATCCGGCCACAACGACACCATGCAGTTCGCGTTGCGTCAGCTCATGCGGCGCACCCGCAGCGATCTGGTGCTCAAGTGGATGATCGACGGCTACGCCCGCGGCATCGGCGCCGGCAAGGCCGCATCCCACGACGGTACGGAGGCGACCACCCCGCGCAATCTGCTGGGTTTCAAGGACGGCACCGCCAACCTCGATGTCAGCGATGGCGCCGTGATGGACCGCCACGTATGGGTGGGTCCCGATGATGTCGGCCCCGGTCGCGAGCCGGAGTGGACGGTCGGGGGCAGCTATCAGGCGGTGCGCATCATCCGCAATTTCGTCGAGTTCTGGGACCGCACCCAACTCGTCGAGCAGGAGGCGCTCATCGGTCGGTCCAAGGTCAGCGGGGCACCGCTGGGCATGTCCGGTGAATTCGACGATCCGGACTATTCCGCCGACCCCGACGGTCTGCGTATCAAGCTCAACGCCCACATCCGGCTGGCCAACCCGCGCACTCCGGAGACCGACGAGAACCTGATCCTGCGCCGTGGGTTCAACTACTCGCGCGGATTCGACGGCGCCGGGCGGCTGGACCAGGGACTGGCCTTCGTCGCCTACCAGCGGAGTCTGCAGAAAGGATTCCTGACCGTGCAGGAGCGTCTCAAGGGCGAGCCGCTGGAGGAATACATCATGCCGGTGGGCGGCGGCTTCTTTTTCGTTCTTCCCGGAGTGACCGGCGCCGACCGCTTCCTCGGCGACACGCTCGTCGACTGA
- a CDS encoding PepSY domain-containing protein has product MTIPDDTVDIDPTDTTPPPAAKNRRSWRPFVVRLHFYAGILIAPFILIAATTGGLYAMAPTIERIVYADILTVTPAGQALPLAEQVTAAQQAFPALTVTGMRPPAAADASTRVEFADPALDPELLRSVFVDPYTGRVLGDEATWLGYLPVSTWLDGFHRHLQLGEPGRVYSEIAASWLWVVALGGLALWLTKAAAQRRQGRPGRILRVDRTGKGRARTMNFHGATGVWLLAGLLFLSATGITWSTYAGEHVSELRSAMDWKRPVLDTTLHPAAAVADGHTGHGEHQGHGQHGADMPATPNGAIDYEAVLQAAATAGVHQPVELALPTEAGNGVRVAELDKPYRLTTNVASVDPATNTVSSEIDYWRDYSVVAMLADWGIRGHMGLLFGLANQLILLGVAVALIAVIIGGYRMWWQRRPTRGSRWAVGRPPLRGTWKRLSPWAIGTIVVAAVAIGWFLPLLGLSLAGFVVVDVLVGAAKARKENADA; this is encoded by the coding sequence ATGACCATTCCCGACGACACCGTCGATATCGACCCGACCGACACCACACCACCACCCGCCGCCAAGAACCGAAGAAGTTGGCGCCCCTTCGTGGTTCGCCTGCACTTCTATGCAGGCATCCTGATCGCGCCGTTCATCCTGATCGCCGCGACGACCGGCGGCCTCTATGCCATGGCACCGACGATCGAACGCATCGTCTACGCCGACATCCTGACCGTCACCCCGGCCGGGCAGGCACTGCCGCTGGCCGAACAGGTCACCGCCGCACAGCAGGCATTCCCGGCGCTGACCGTGACCGGTATGCGGCCACCGGCCGCCGCGGACGCATCCACCCGGGTGGAGTTCGCCGACCCCGCACTGGACCCCGAGTTGCTGCGGTCGGTGTTCGTGGACCCCTACACCGGTCGTGTCCTCGGTGACGAGGCCACCTGGCTGGGTTACCTGCCGGTGAGCACCTGGCTCGACGGCTTCCACCGCCACCTCCAGCTCGGCGAACCCGGCCGCGTGTACAGCGAGATAGCCGCCTCCTGGCTGTGGGTGGTGGCCCTCGGCGGGCTCGCACTGTGGCTGACCAAGGCCGCCGCACAGCGACGACAGGGACGGCCTGGCCGCATCCTGCGGGTGGACCGCACCGGCAAAGGCCGCGCCCGCACCATGAATTTCCATGGCGCCACCGGTGTCTGGTTGCTGGCCGGACTGCTGTTCCTGTCCGCCACCGGCATCACTTGGTCCACCTACGCCGGAGAGCATGTCAGCGAGCTGCGCTCGGCGATGGACTGGAAGCGACCGGTGCTGGACACCACGCTGCATCCCGCCGCCGCGGTCGCCGACGGACACACCGGTCACGGTGAGCACCAGGGCCACGGTCAGCACGGCGCCGATATGCCCGCCACCCCGAACGGTGCGATCGACTACGAGGCCGTGCTGCAGGCGGCGGCGACCGCCGGCGTGCACCAGCCCGTCGAACTGGCCCTGCCCACCGAGGCGGGTAACGGGGTGCGGGTGGCCGAGCTGGACAAGCCCTACCGGCTGACCACCAATGTGGCCTCGGTCGACCCGGCCACCAACACGGTCAGCAGCGAGATCGACTACTGGCGCGACTATTCGGTGGTCGCCATGCTGGCCGACTGGGGTATCCGCGGCCATATGGGTCTGCTGTTCGGGTTGGCCAACCAACTGATCCTGCTCGGTGTCGCGGTTGCGCTTATCGCCGTGATCATCGGCGGCTACCGGATGTGGTGGCAGCGCCGCCCGACCCGCGGATCCCGTTGGGCAGTGGGCAGACCACCATTGCGTGGAACGTGGAAGCGACTGTCGCCGTGGGCAATCGGCACCATCGTCGTCGCCGCGGTGGCCATCGGATGGTTCCTGCCGCTGCTGGGGCTCTCGCTGGCCGGCTTCGTCGTGGTCGACGTCCTCGTGGGCGCGGCCAAGGCCCGGAAGGAGAACGCCGATGCGTAA
- a CDS encoding copper chaperone PCu(A)C — translation MRKALILAVALLLAACGSPAAKDSPMAERVTVTDQWAAGTDGGMAALFGTLSNTGSTEVRITSGTSPAAGMVELHEVTGAAGSKTMRPKAGGFVIAPGGSHDLAPGGDHVMLMDLTGPLSPGSDVTVTLEFEDGSTLPVTAQVRDFAGANEQYQPGHGGHG, via the coding sequence ATGCGTAAGGCCCTCATCCTCGCCGTGGCCCTGCTGCTGGCGGCGTGCGGCTCCCCCGCCGCGAAGGACTCCCCGATGGCCGAACGCGTGACGGTCACCGACCAGTGGGCCGCCGGTACCGACGGCGGGATGGCCGCGCTGTTCGGCACGTTGTCCAATACCGGCAGCACCGAGGTGCGGATCACCTCGGGCACCTCGCCAGCGGCGGGCATGGTGGAACTGCACGAGGTGACCGGCGCGGCGGGCAGTAAGACCATGCGCCCCAAGGCCGGTGGATTCGTGATCGCCCCGGGTGGCAGCCATGATCTGGCACCGGGTGGCGACCACGTCATGCTGATGGACCTGACCGGGCCGTTGTCACCGGGCAGCGATGTCACCGTCACCCTCGAGTTCGAGGACGGGTCGACGCTGCCGGTCACCGCGCAGGTGCGTGACTTCGCCGGCGCCAATGAGCAGTACCAACCCGGCCACGGCGGCCATGGTTGA
- a CDS encoding Dyp-type peroxidase produces MSSTNPATAAMVDVNRRRLLTGGAAALAAGAALTQCSAAHSATVDGFGGTVEPFHGAHQAGIDTPPQAHALFVALDLRDDPHRSLRDTLTAILRLWSADAARLTQGRPALADTEPELALRPARLTVSVGLGPAVFDRIGMAHKRPPTAIEMPAFRTDRLDPRFVGGDIVLQICADDPMVVAHTSRVLLKNVRAMTVQRWRQRGFRNAHGADVSGATMRNVMGQVDGTANLRTAAELDRYVWDDGAAQPWFAGGTILVLRRVRAEMDTWDELDRASKEFAVGRRLDTGAPLTGTRESDVPDLDARVNGIPVIPPNSHIALAHHRNDDERFLRRPYNYDDPPPAGATTDSGLVFATYLADPVRQFIPVQARLAESDAMNQWITTVGSATFAMLPGVDEGDWLGSGLLA; encoded by the coding sequence ATGAGCAGTACCAACCCGGCCACGGCGGCCATGGTTGACGTCAACCGGCGGCGCCTCCTCACCGGAGGCGCCGCCGCCTTGGCCGCCGGTGCCGCGCTGACGCAGTGCAGCGCCGCACATTCGGCGACGGTCGACGGTTTCGGCGGCACGGTGGAGCCCTTTCACGGTGCACATCAGGCCGGGATCGATACGCCGCCGCAGGCACATGCGCTGTTCGTCGCGCTGGATCTGCGCGATGACCCGCACCGCAGCCTGCGCGACACGCTGACCGCCATCCTGCGGTTGTGGAGCGCCGACGCCGCGCGGTTGACCCAGGGCAGGCCGGCGTTGGCCGATACCGAACCCGAACTTGCGCTTCGCCCGGCCCGCCTCACCGTCAGCGTGGGACTCGGCCCTGCGGTGTTCGATCGAATCGGCATGGCGCACAAGCGACCCCCTACGGCGATCGAGATGCCCGCGTTCCGGACCGACCGGCTCGATCCACGGTTCGTCGGCGGCGACATCGTGTTGCAGATCTGCGCCGACGACCCGATGGTGGTCGCCCACACCAGCCGGGTGCTACTGAAGAACGTCCGCGCCATGACGGTGCAGCGTTGGCGGCAGCGCGGTTTCCGCAACGCCCACGGCGCCGACGTGTCCGGGGCGACGATGCGCAATGTCATGGGGCAGGTCGACGGTACCGCGAACCTACGGACCGCGGCCGAGTTGGACCGCTACGTATGGGACGACGGAGCAGCCCAACCATGGTTCGCCGGCGGCACCATCCTGGTGCTGCGAAGGGTGCGCGCCGAGATGGACACCTGGGACGAACTCGACCGCGCCAGCAAGGAATTCGCGGTGGGACGCCGGCTGGACACCGGGGCGCCACTGACCGGAACCCGGGAGAGCGATGTACCCGATCTGGATGCCCGGGTCAACGGAATTCCGGTGATCCCACCGAATTCGCATATCGCGCTGGCACATCACCGCAACGACGATGAGCGGTTCCTGCGTAGGCCGTACAACTACGACGACCCGCCACCAGCAGGTGCGACCACCGACAGTGGGCTGGTGTTCGCCACCTACCTCGCCGATCCGGTGCGCCAATTCATTCCCGTGCAGGCACGGTTGGCCGAGTCCGACGCGATGAATCAGTGGATCACCACGGTGGGTTCGGCGACCTTCGCCATGCTCCCCGGGGTGGACGAGGGCGACTGGCTGGGCTCGGGATTGCTGGCCTGA
- a CDS encoding 2-oxo acid dehydrogenase subunit E2 encodes MPDPETTTTLVLPALGDHVNEVTITRWLKNAGERFEPDEPLLEVSTDKVETEIPAPGVGTLLEILTAENEVVEIGAALAVLAASEVTDPVPAATEVMPAPSPVVVDPPPSVAVEPATASTVQKLPRIRQTIARRMLESLQTSAQLTTVVEVDVTTIAWLRSQEKEDFHRRAGVKLSFLPFFVAAAVEALAEHPVLNASLDADCTEITYHADVHLGMAVDSDKGLMVPVLRDAAALSLVQLAQGIAAVAERVRLGTIRPDDLSGGTFTITNTGSRGALFDTPIINQPQSAILGVGAVVDRVVPIRRETPELEIGVRSMAYLSLSYDHRTVDGADAARYLTAVKGRLERGFTADDLR; translated from the coding sequence ATGCCCGATCCAGAAACCACCACCACGCTGGTGTTGCCGGCACTCGGCGATCACGTCAACGAGGTCACCATCACCCGGTGGCTCAAGAACGCCGGCGAACGCTTCGAGCCCGACGAGCCATTGCTCGAAGTGTCCACGGACAAGGTCGAAACGGAGATCCCCGCGCCGGGCGTTGGAACGCTCCTGGAGATCCTGACAGCCGAGAATGAGGTTGTCGAAATCGGGGCGGCGCTGGCCGTTCTGGCCGCATCCGAAGTCACGGATCCCGTTCCCGCGGCGACCGAGGTGATGCCGGCGCCGTCACCGGTGGTTGTCGATCCGCCACCATCGGTCGCGGTGGAGCCGGCCACGGCCTCGACGGTGCAGAAGCTGCCCCGAATTCGTCAGACGATCGCGCGGCGAATGCTGGAATCACTGCAGACCTCGGCACAGTTGACGACGGTGGTCGAGGTCGATGTCACCACCATTGCCTGGCTGCGCTCGCAGGAGAAGGAAGACTTCCACCGACGCGCCGGAGTGAAACTGTCCTTCCTGCCGTTCTTCGTCGCCGCCGCGGTGGAAGCGCTCGCCGAGCATCCGGTGCTCAACGCCTCACTCGACGCCGACTGCACCGAGATCACCTACCACGCCGACGTGCACCTGGGGATGGCAGTCGACAGCGACAAAGGGCTGATGGTTCCGGTGCTCCGCGATGCCGCGGCCTTGAGCCTCGTGCAACTGGCACAAGGCATTGCCGCGGTCGCGGAGCGAGTCCGGCTCGGCACGATACGACCTGATGATCTGTCCGGCGGCACCTTCACCATCACCAATACCGGCAGTCGAGGGGCACTGTTCGATACCCCGATCATCAACCAGCCGCAGTCGGCCATTCTCGGTGTGGGCGCGGTGGTCGATCGGGTGGTGCCGATTCGGCGCGAGACTCCTGAACTCGAGATCGGTGTGCGGTCCATGGCTTATCTGTCACTGTCCTATGACCACCGCACCGTCGACGGTGCCGATGCCGCCCGCTATCTGACGGCCGTCAAGGGTCGACTCGAGCGGGGCTTCACCGCCGATGATCTTCGGTGA